The following coding sequences are from one Campylobacter concisus window:
- a CDS encoding GGDEF domain-containing protein: MAAVTVSQIVKEALNEIKDRHLMLTPENYTEVYNEISKKHGFTTEESKKIEKYISRLGDEYKNQALSLHIKTVDEFVAFMTARLSRGAQQGASLMADDKKLQSLNAFARRILQAISMLHNKDAKSLAEQSMQLLARRYDEKNLEEMCLRWFDFVSSYDTEFLEFLKYYGVRNFDDLKTMSSELEKFLTQKDEDGEEDVLIQLLSLTLEPSITKDLDEELSTIRSTLKQNPKTLNSKEFQEKVKAFVDRRIEEDRTEIIEKVGSLNNILQNISERISDIAASSQSSSDKVKSIKNDLKNVNLNTNSIDQVRSMLIEIASALEIESKELGIEMHNRQVTISELQNRVISLEKELEEARLENKEDFLTKVSTKRALMNEIQRIEEAYKRYGTDYSICFVDIDYFKKINDTYGHEAGDVILSAVAQVLKKNARKVDFVGRYGGEEFVILLPSTGLKDSVKFGDKLRSMIENFKFIYKNERIKVTISSGIATRSANLSETMTLEAADKMLYLSKENGRNQVMPKIIEEK; encoded by the coding sequence ATGGCAGCAGTAACCGTTAGTCAAATAGTCAAGGAAGCCTTAAATGAGATCAAAGATCGCCATTTGATGCTAACGCCAGAGAATTACACTGAAGTCTATAATGAAATTTCTAAAAAACATGGCTTTACAACAGAAGAGAGTAAAAAGATAGAAAAATATATCTCAAGGCTTGGTGATGAATATAAAAATCAAGCCTTAAGCCTTCATATAAAGACGGTCGATGAGTTTGTTGCTTTTATGACCGCCAGGCTCTCTAGAGGTGCTCAACAAGGAGCAAGCCTTATGGCTGATGATAAAAAACTACAATCACTAAATGCATTTGCTAGAAGAATTCTCCAAGCTATCTCAATGCTTCACAATAAAGATGCAAAAAGCTTAGCAGAGCAAAGTATGCAACTGCTCGCTAGAAGATATGATGAGAAAAATCTTGAAGAAATGTGCCTTAGATGGTTTGACTTTGTTAGCTCTTACGATACTGAATTTTTAGAATTTTTGAAATATTATGGTGTTAGAAATTTTGATGATTTAAAGACAATGAGTTCTGAACTTGAGAAATTTCTTACACAAAAAGATGAAGATGGCGAAGAGGATGTTTTGATTCAGCTTTTAAGCCTTACTCTTGAGCCTTCTATTACAAAGGATCTTGATGAAGAGCTTAGCACGATAAGAAGTACTTTGAAGCAAAATCCTAAAACCTTAAATAGCAAAGAATTTCAAGAAAAGGTAAAGGCATTTGTTGATCGCAGAATAGAAGAAGATAGAACAGAGATCATAGAAAAAGTTGGTTCGCTAAATAATATCTTACAAAATATAAGCGAGAGAATTTCTGATATTGCAGCTAGTTCACAAAGTAGTTCAGATAAAGTAAAAAGTATAAAAAATGATCTTAAAAATGTAAATTTAAACACAAATAGTATCGATCAAGTAAGAAGTATGCTTATTGAGATCGCTAGCGCTTTGGAGATCGAGAGTAAAGAGCTTGGCATAGAGATGCACAATAGGCAAGTTACTATTTCAGAGCTTCAAAATAGAGTGATCAGTCTTGAAAAAGAGCTTGAGGAAGCTAGGCTTGAGAACAAAGAAGACTTTTTGACAAAAGTATCTACCAAACGTGCTTTGATGAATGAGATTCAACGCATCGAAGAAGCATATAAACGCTATGGTACCGATTATTCTATCTGCTTTGTTGATATTGATTATTTTAAAAAGATAAACGATACTTACGGTCATGAGGCTGGAGATGTTATACTCTCGGCAGTAGCTCAAGTACTTAAGAAAAATGCTAGAAAGGTTGATTTTGTTGGTAGATATGGCGGTGAAGAATTTGTAATCTTGCTTCCAAGCACTGGCTTAAAAGATAGTGTTAAATTTGGAGATAAGCTAAGAAGTATGATAGAAAATTTTAAATTTATCTATAAAAATGAGCGTATCAAGGTTACTATAAGCTCCGGCATAGCGACAAGAAGTGCAAATTTAAGTGAGACGATGACGCTTGAAGCTGCTGATAAGATGCTTTATCTCTCAAAAGAAAATGGTAGAA